The sequence TATCTGACGGCGACTTCAATCGTGTGCGCGGTCGCGCTCGAAGCGGCGCCCGTCGAGGTCATCGTGAACATGTCACAGATGACCGTGTCGCAGATGACGCTCACCAGCACAACGGAATCCAATCAGCACCGGCTGCACTGGCTCGCCGAACACATCATGAACTGGTCGAGGGTGCCGGTGGTGCACGTGCGGCCAACGGTGTTCATGGAGAACCCGCTGCTCACCATGTTGGCGGCGGCCTCGATACGCGAACGCGGCACGCTCGTGCTGCCGTTCGGTGCCGGGCGGACGTCACCGATCGCCGCCGCCGACGTCGCCCGAGTGGTGGCGACGATATTGCGTGACCCCGCAGGCCGCATCGGTGACGTCTACGAGTTGACCGGACCCGAGGTTCTCGGTGTCGACGACATCGCCGAGCAATACTCGCGGGCTCTGGGCCGGCCGGTGACGGCTGTCGACACGCCACTCGACGAGTGGACGAAGCAGGTGCTTACCCCGATGGAGTTGCCGCCGCACGTTGGTCAGCACATCGCGACGATGGCGCGGCTGCACCGGGAGGGTCGCTACGACCGCAGCACTGATGACGTCGCGTCGATCACCGGTGCCCCTGCCCAAACGGTGGAGCAGTACGTAGCGGCGCACGCCCACGTGTTTAGCTGACCCCGTGGATCGCACCTCATTCGACCGCCTCTTCGACATGACCGACCGCACCGTCATCGTGACCGGCGGCACCCGCGGAATCGGCCTGGCCCTCGCGGAGGGATTCGCCCTCGCCGGTGCACGTGTCGTCGTGGCCAGCCGCAAACCTGACGCCTGCGAGCAAGCTGCCTCGCATCTGCGCGACCTCGGCGGGCAGGCCATCGGGGTGCCGACGCATCTCGGCGAGGTCGAGGCGCTCGGCACGCTGGTGCAACGCACCGTCGACGAGTACGGCGGCGTCGACGTTGTCGTCAACAATGCCGCAAACCCGTTGGCGCAGCCCCTCGGGGCGATGACCGTGGACGCGATGACGAAGTCGTTCGAGGTGAACCTGCGAGGGCCGGTGTTCCTCGTCCAGGAGGCGCTGCCACACCTCGAAAGTAGCCGGCACGCCGCGGTGTTGAACGTGGTGTCCGTCGGCGCGTTCATCTTCTCGCCGATGCTCTCCATCTACTCGTCGATGAAAGCCGCGATGATGTCATTCACCCGCTCGATGGCCGCGGAGTTCGCGCCGCACGGCATTCGCGTCAACGCGGTCGCCCCTGGTCCGGTGGACACCTACATGATGCAGCAGAACCCGCAGGAGGCCGTCGACGCGATGGTCGGTGGGACGTTGATGAAAAGGCTCGCCACGCCTGACGAGATGGTTGGCCCGGCGCTGCTGCTGTGTTCGGATGCGGGCAGCTACATGACCGGCAGCGTGATCATCGCTGACGGTGGCGGAACTCCTCGCTGAAGCGGGCCACCGCACCGCCGCTCGACGCCAGGATCTGACTGCGGTTCTCGACGTGCAGCGCCGCCTCGAGGCTGCCTGCGTCGAGGTTCGCCCACAACACCTGCTTGGTCGACTCGAGTCCGAATTCGCCGTAGCCGCAGAGGGTTTCGGCTATGGCAAGAGCATCGTCGAGTAGCGCCGGATCCTCTGACAAGCGGGTCACCAGACCGAGTCGCAGCGCCTCATGGGCGTCGATGACGCGCGCGGTCAGGACCATGTCGAACGCGGGTCCCGCACCGATGATGCGCGGCAGCGTGTAGCTGACGCCGATGTCGCATCCGCCGAGGCCGAGTTTGATGAACTGCGTGCAGAACCGCGCTGACTCGCCTGCGATTCGGATGTCGCAGGCCGCCGCGATACCGAGGCCGCCTCCGTATGCCGGGCCGTTGACGGCGGCGATCACCGGTTGGCGCAGCCGGTGAATGCGCGTTGTCAGTTCGGCGATGCGTTCCTGCCAGCGCATACCCGACCGCGGGAACTCCAGGTGAGAGCCTGCGTTCGGTGGGCTGGGATCGGTCAGGTCCAGACCCGAACAGAAACCACGGCCTGCGCCGGTGAGCACCACGACCCGGCATTCGTCGCTCGCAGCGATCTCGTCGATGGTGGCGTGCAGCGACTCGACAAGGTCTCGTGACAACGCGTTGAGCTTCTCCGGTCGGTTGAGCGTGATGACGGCGATCTCGGGGCGCGGGTACATCAGATCCAGAAGCGGCATTTGCTTATTGCTCCTCACGTGCGCGTAGCCACACGTTATTACGTTGATGGGCAGGCTATGTCGACATACACCGTGGATCCAGGATGCACGGCGGTGACCGAGCACTCCGAGAGCGACCTGTTCACTGCCCCGTTGACCTGCACCGTGTAGCCGTCGGCCTCCAGGCTCTTCACGGTGTCGGCCGCTGTTCCGACGCCACTGGGAGCTGCGCCTGCGTCTGCCGCGAATCCCAACGCACCCAACACCAGAACGCCGGCTGCGACTGTGGAAATTGCGAACTTCATGCCAACTGGAACGCTGCTGCGTACTCAGGTATTTCTCAGCTACGACGCCGCCGTCAGGGGCGGCTGCGCCATCCGGCGACGCCGACGGCGATCATCCGCAGCTGCTTGATCGCTGTGCGCTTGATCTCATCGAGCGCAGACTGGTCTCCGGCATCCTCGATGGCCTCGGCGATGACGATCATCGCGTTGACGAACAGCGTCGCCAGGATGTTGAGATCCTCGCTGCTCCACTCGTTCAACCCCGGAAAACGGGCGAGGTCGATGGCGAGCTCCGAGGTGATCAACCGGATCTCGGTACGGATCGCGTAGCGCAGCACGCTGACGCCACTGTTCCGTTCCCGTCCGATGAAAAGCCAGTGTTCACGACGGGCGG is a genomic window of Mycobacterium sp. ITM-2016-00318 containing:
- a CDS encoding NAD(P)H-binding protein; translated protein: MYLVTGAGGGTGSVSRAVVELLVEDDRPVRAMVRRDDERARGLRDLGADVVVGDLTNPQDVATAMTGVDRMFFNMSVSPDYLTATSIVCAVALEAAPVEVIVNMSQMTVSQMTLTSTTESNQHRLHWLAEHIMNWSRVPVVHVRPTVFMENPLLTMLAAASIRERGTLVLPFGAGRTSPIAAADVARVVATILRDPAGRIGDVYELTGPEVLGVDDIAEQYSRALGRPVTAVDTPLDEWTKQVLTPMELPPHVGQHIATMARLHREGRYDRSTDDVASITGAPAQTVEQYVAAHAHVFS
- a CDS encoding SDR family NAD(P)-dependent oxidoreductase; the protein is MDRTSFDRLFDMTDRTVIVTGGTRGIGLALAEGFALAGARVVVASRKPDACEQAASHLRDLGGQAIGVPTHLGEVEALGTLVQRTVDEYGGVDVVVNNAANPLAQPLGAMTVDAMTKSFEVNLRGPVFLVQEALPHLESSRHAAVLNVVSVGAFIFSPMLSIYSSMKAAMMSFTRSMAAEFAPHGIRVNAVAPGPVDTYMMQQNPQEAVDAMVGGTLMKRLATPDEMVGPALLLCSDAGSYMTGSVIIADGGGTPR
- a CDS encoding enoyl-CoA hydratase/isomerase family protein: MPLLDLMYPRPEIAVITLNRPEKLNALSRDLVESLHATIDEIAASDECRVVVLTGAGRGFCSGLDLTDPSPPNAGSHLEFPRSGMRWQERIAELTTRIHRLRQPVIAAVNGPAYGGGLGIAAACDIRIAGESARFCTQFIKLGLGGCDIGVSYTLPRIIGAGPAFDMVLTARVIDAHEALRLGLVTRLSEDPALLDDALAIAETLCGYGEFGLESTKQVLWANLDAGSLEAALHVENRSQILASSGGAVARFSEEFRHRQR